The Myxocyprinus asiaticus isolate MX2 ecotype Aquarium Trade chromosome 39, UBuf_Myxa_2, whole genome shotgun sequence genome window below encodes:
- the LOC127430174 gene encoding thiamine transporter 2-like, with product METFKSWMRDWKYPTSLLCIYGFFSTVKPLEPFLIPFLTGPDKNLTMEQVTNQIFPVWTYSYLAVLVPVFLLTDWLRYKPVMVFQCSALFATTAMLLWLQGVPEMQIVQFTYGVVTSCDVAYFTYIYSMVELKHYLKATSYCRTAQLLGYTVGSVLGQVLVSFELLSYYYILVFTMVLTSMAWITTILLPMPKTSMFFHQRKQASRETDGVDEEHVGSDKPLEPEAMDIAVEKVIVTKKDVQSNDQSSSEKHLDAVQVDGSGKQKKELEGSSDTSSGKGSKTGRAAGGGCGEVLLRLWRDFLQCFSSRTLLYWSAWWALATCGYNQTVNYVQSLWEHVEPSSNFTVYNGGVEAISNLFGAAAAYGIGFSSADWSRWGEMALGALSALEGGALFAMVFSGNIWVCYCGYVIFKSLYMLLITIAMFQIAAGLNMERYALVFGANTFCALVFQTILTSVVVDSRGLGLDIVTQFTIYGAYFSVIALVFFVRGLYTTIRRRHVMETPRDVLEGTCNAEKDTEIINGTKF from the exons ATGGAGACTTTTAAGAGTTGGATGAGAGACTGGAAGTACCCCACTTCATTATTATGCATCTATGGGTTcttcagcacagtaaaacctttAGAACCATTCCTCATCCCATTCCTAACTGGACCAGACAAGAACCTCACCATGGAGCAG GTGACCAATCAGATATTCCCAGTGTGGACGTACTCTTACCTGGCTGTGCTGGTACCTGTCTTCCTCCTCACTGATTGGCTACGTTACAAACCTGTGATGGTGTTccagtgctctgctctgtttgcCACCACAGCGATGTTGCTCTGGTTACAGGGCGTACCAGAAATGCAGATCGTGCAGTTTACATACGGAGTGGTGACGTCGTGCGACGTTGCTTACTTCACATACATCTACAGCATGGTGGAGCTGAAGCACTACCTGAAAGCCACCTCGTACTGCCGCACAGCTCAGCTGCTGGGCTACACCGTTGGTTCAGTGCTGGGACAAGTCCTGGTGTCTTTCGAACTGCTGTCCTACTACTACATTCTTGTCTTTACAATGGTTCTCACCTCCATGGCATGGATCACCACAATCCTTCTCCCAATGCCCAAGACAAGTATGTTCTTCCACCAAAGGAAGCAAGCTAGTAGAGAAACTGATGGTGTAGATGAGGAGCATGTTGGATCAGATAAACCCCTGGAACCAGAAGCTATGGATATAGCCGTAGAGAAAGTGATTGTTACTAAGAAAGATGTCCAGAGCAATGACCAATCTAGTTCTGAGAAGCATCTAGATGCTGTACAGGTGGATGGATCAGGgaaacaaaagaaagaactggAAGGCTCTAGTGATACCAGCAGTGGAAAAGGCTCCAAGACAGGTAGGGCTGCTGGGG GGGGTTGTGGTGAAGTTTTGCTTCGGTTGTGGAGGGATTTCCTACAATGTTTCTCTTCTCGTACGCTACTTTACTGGTCAGCGTGGTGGGCACTGGCTACCTGCGGCTACAACCAGACAGTGAACTATGTCCAGTCACTCTGGGAACATGTGGAACCTTCTAGCAACTTCACAGTCTACAACGGTGGAGTGGAGGCCATCTCAAACCTGTTTG GGGCCGCTGCGGCGTATGGTATTGGTTTTTCATCAGCGGACTGGTCCCGTTGGGGGGAGATGGCTCTGGGTGCTCTGTCTGCCCTAGAGGGAGGCGCTCTCTTCGCAATGGTCTTCAGTGGCAACATCTGGGTCTGCTACTGTGGTTACGTCATCTTTAAAAGCCTGTACATGCTGCTCATCACTATTGCCAT GTTCCAGATAGCAGCAGGGTTGAACATGGAGCGTTATGCTCTTGTGTTTGGAGCAAACACCTTCTGTGCTCTGGTCTTCCAGACAATCCTCACCTCAGTGGTGGTGGACAGCAGGGGACTCGGTCTGGATATTGTCACACAG tttacCATCTATGGTgcatatttttctgttattgcactCGTTTTCTTCGTGAGGGGTTTGTATACTACAATACGCAGAAGACACGTGATGGAAACACCGAGAGATGTACTTGAAGGAACTTGTAATGCAGAAAAAGACACAGAAATCATAAATGGAACAAAATTCTGA
- the LOC127430186 gene encoding biogenesis of lysosome-related organelles complex 1 subunit 3-like, which translates to MASNKFQIVVQGEASETDSDDEVYITSAPPVQSSSSSSGRKVAGEASETDSEDEEERARRLASENQQQMLRKDLPPLVLIRNTPVFVSRQEDRSSLSRPCPDSGRFIMLLQQKLQESNAQLCADVNQSLRQVYQNSARDVRQATTNLNNSQTGIINASHSIRLILDNLKSVSEKIEIITSCHLLPDITMPNPVSGQS; encoded by the coding sequence ATGGCAAGCAACAAGTTCCAGATCGTAGTACAGGGCGAAGCATCTGAAACAGACTCTGATGATGAAGTATACATCACCTCTGCCCCACCTGTGcaatcgtcatcatcatcatcagggaGGAAGGTGGCAGGAGAGGCATCAGAGACAGACAGTGAGGATGAGGAGGAGAGAGCTCGCAGACTGGCCTCTGAAAACCAACAACAGATGCTCCGTAAAGATTTACCGCCCCTCGTCCTGATCAGAAACACACCTGTGTTTGTATCTAGACAGGAGGACCGATCATCCCTGTCCAGACCCTGTCCCGATTCAGGCCGGTTTATCATGTTACTCCAGCAGAAACTGCAGGAGAGCAATGCACAGCTGTGTGCAGATGTCAATCAAAGCCTGAGACAGGTGTATCAGAATTCTGCCAGAGATGTAAGACAGGCCACCACAAATCTGAACAACTCTCAAACCGGCATCATCAACGCGTCCCATAGCATTAGACTCATACTGGACAATCTCAAGTCAGTGTCAGAGAAAATCGAAATCATTACGAGCTGTCATTTATTGCCAGACATCACTATGCCAAACCCTGTGTCTGGACAATCATAA